CAACTAACACCCAGTTTTTACCAGAAACCTACGCAACGCCCCTGTGGCAATGCAGTACACCGCCTGCCAAATTGTGAAAGGTGTTTTGTAGTGTGCTTTGAATTGGGGAAATGAAAGTTACCAGTGAAGACACATTCAAACCCTAATGCCGAGAAAGTCAGCCTCAGCCCTGTCTACATTTCCCTTAAGTTCAACCACAATAAGAGGCACATGCAGCCCCTAGCATGACTTCGGGGGGCTTGAAGTTGGCTCACTGAGTTCCAGCTGTTGAGTGATCTGTAAACGGTGTTCAGGTAAATAACTGCATCAGCAACCTGAGCGTCAAGGCATGCACATTATTTGGGTACAACACAACCGCGACACGTTTCTCTTTTCTAATATCTTCATTATGACCGTTCTGACTGGGTGCATGGAGGGTTGTCGCAAACTTTGTACCTCCACAGTTTTTTTTGCCTACATTTTCTACAACCCTGACATGCAAGCACCCTGGTACAACGGAGCCACAGGGGAAACCCTGAAACATCAGGTCCAACAAACTGGTGTGTAACTGTCTTAAGTTcttgaaaacaagaaaacaaaggCTCCTTTTGTTACCCAGAGTTACAGTTGGGTTTCTTCTACAGCATGTTTTCAAAGGACCAAATAAtaatgtacccccccccccccatgttaaACTGATGATCACAGGACGAAAACATCAGTATTGAGACAACCCTGATGTCATTCTGAACGGTGTAGCGTCGGCGGGGTAGGTGTACTTACTCTGCCGTCGTGGGTGAGCAGGATGGAGTCACTCTTGATGTCCCGGTGGATCACTCCCTGGGTGTGCAGTACCGACAGAGCCttcagcacagacagacacacagtggcAATCTGCTCTTCGTTCATCCTGGACGGAGACATACACCATTAGAGCTCAACAGTTGTCAGAAACCTATACAGTGCAGGGGTTGCGTCACAGCGTCGAAACACTTGAAACAAATATGAGGACCACGGTTTATACTGTACACCTGTGAAATGAAGCCCAGAAACTGACAAACCTAATAACTACACAACCCTGACAACCTGCTGCCCTGCAGGTTCAGTCCACCTCAAACGAACACCCCCGATTCTACTTATCAGCTCCTCAGCAAGATCTTAAATGGCTACTGAGCACAAAAAAAACCAGATTTTGGGTCTCCGATTGGTACAGTCAACGGTTAGGGTTGGGGACCAGAATGTGAAAAATCCCAAAATGTTGCGTTTGTTTGGCCTGAATACTTGAACGGTTTTACTCTCTAACTTTAAGTCTAACATCTTTGTGCTGTACACTCAAACctggaaaatgtcaaaataaacaTCCTGATTAACTTCTACACTGTACTGTAGTGTCAATGTACTTTGTTTAATTGCCCTGAAGACAATATTGTTTGAACTTGCAACCTTTCGGGTTGGCTTACATTACACTACATCTCTGAGACATATCAAAGACATATCGATATGCTCAATTATTtagttgtgtaaacttgcaaaAATCAAATGCTTGAGACACCATCTTCCACGCAGTACATTAACGATAGGAGCCCCCACCCTGTGAGTGTGAAAATAATGGTGTAGAAATTGTATCAAGTTTCTGTGGAGACCAAACACGTCGCTCGATTTTCACACGATTAACGGCCACAGTGCTGCCTGGTATTTCATGAAAATGCCGGTGCAGGTTCAGATGTCACAGAAATTAGGCAAACTAAgacacactaccgttcaaaagtttggtgtcacttagaaatgtcagtgttttccatgaaaatctACATGAAGTgagtttgaatagaaaatatagcaaaattaattggaaatatagtcattgacaaggtaagaaaattatttttaatggaaATAAGGGTCCTTTTGTCAAATAATTCTCTATTTATAGCAATTATTGCCAAAGATCAGCAAGGCTTTCTAGTTGTCAacttgttgaggtaatctgaagagatttcaccccaagcttcctgaagcacctcccacaagtagGATTGGCTTGAATGGCacgtaccatacagtcaagcagCGCCCACAACAGGGTAGAGATCCGGGGCCTgttctggccactccattatagacaaaataccagctgactgcttcttccctaaatggtttttgcatagtttggaTCTGTGCTTTGGGAAATTGTCCATAttttaggaggaaattggctccttTGTggtccgaacacctcaaacttaagATTAATCGGTCCATAACATCCATTTCCAagcttcctctgtccagtgtctgtgttcttttgcccatcttaatcttttttctattggccagtctgagctTTTCCTTGCAACTCTGCCCAGAAGGCCAGCATCTCAGAATCACCTCTTCACGGTCGACATTGAGACTTCTGTTTTgctggtactatttaatgaagctgccagtagATGACCTATGAAGCGTCTCTTTCTCGTATTTgacattctaatgtatttgtcctcttgctcagttttgCACCGGggcctctcactctttcttttctggttagaGACTGTTTGCACtgctctgtgaagggagtagtacacagtgttaaAAAAGttattcagtttcttggcaatttcttgcattgAACGGCCTTCATTTCTCACAACCAGAATAGACGGACGAGTTTCAgaatacatttcttattttctggccagtttgagcctgtaatcgaacccactaTTGCTGACGCTCCAAATACTAAACTACTAGTctgaagaaggccagttttattggtTCTTTAAATCAGCACAATAtatttcagctgtgctaacaatcgcaaaagggtttccTAATGACCAAGCAGCTtttaaaaatgataaacttggattagcaaacacaacgggCCATTGGAACACTAgactgtgtagatattccacaaaaagaaaaagaaaagctgttttcagctacaatagtcatttacaacaataacaatgtctggactgtatttctgataaatgttatttaaatgaaaaaaaaaaataaaagtggcccaaacatttgaacagtagtgaATGTGAAATGGATGTAGTAGCACTACCTTATACCATTAGGTTAATGTTGAAAGAATGTTACTTGCTCCTGTGTgactattattattgttgttgttaactGCCTGACGACTATATCTGTTGCAAATCGGATATGAAGTTTATGTTTTACTTTGTGAAGAGGAAAGGAAACTGAATTAACCACAACCGGAGGAAAGGAAACTATCGTCTACGATGGGAAATTAAATTGCCAGAGCAAAAACCACAACAGGAGGAAATGGTGTTGTGACATTCCATGATAACTCGGGTGAGCTATATTTTACTCTTGTAAAACCTTGTGCAGCTCATTAGAACATTTGAGGTGAACGTTTTTCATTAACTAAAATTATATATCcacaaacatttatatattcaCAAAAGCTTATTTTGTGCAAATTCTTTACACAAATTAGTTTTTGCCATATCAAAAAACTGATTAAACAGCATAATCATTACACAGGTGGACCTTGTGCaggggacaataaaaggccattcCACGGCACAGTATAATTTGCAGTTGTGTCTCAAAATTATGCCAACGCTGTCCCAAGTGTTGAGGGAGTTTGCAATTATCATACTAACACCAACCGGAGCGGTTCTAAGATAATTATTTTTTCTACGGTAAGCTGCCTCCAACACGGTTTTAGAGAATTTGGCAGGCATCCAAGGATCCTCACAATCACATGTTACCATTGACGAACCAGGAATTCCCCATCCAGCTTCTTCACCTGCAGAATCATCAGAGAACAGCCCTCGATTGCTGACGACATGGTGGGTTCGCACAACCAAATAATTTTCGCACATACTGTCAAACAGCCTCAAGGGAGCTCTACCAGGGTCTTGATCAGATCGCAGCCCaggaaaacacagacaaatgCTCACCTTCAATGACCACTGGCACCAGGCGGCTGGCAGATAGAGTTTATTCCATTGAGTGAACACGCAGTTCGCTGATGTCCACCATGATGGCGGTTGGGTTATGGAAATGACAGGCATAAAGCTACAGACAAAACAACTACATTTTGTCAAGAGCAATTTGAATGGACATACTGTgacaagatcctgaggcccattgccATTCACCAGTATCTGCTAATATTCTTCTCTACACAGTGTTCCAAGTCTCTGATTAGAGGGTTAGAATGAAAACCAGGATTTACAGTTCAGAACCCTGAATTGGACAACCAATGTTCTAAGGCAACTCATCAAATGGTTCAATTGCATGCTGTGTCACACTCCGCTGTGACAGGGAGGTCCTTTGGGCTGGTGCACAATTGACCTTGCATTGTTCAGGTTAGGCAAGGATAGGATCAGCAGGGCCTTCATTTTCAAATATCCACTATAGGGACTCTTTGTGGTGGGTGAAGCAGCTGTAAAATGTTCTAGGTCAACTGTTGTTTCCTGCAAAGTCTTGGCAGGTCCTGATCTTTGACTCTCTAGATCCCGCTGGGAGATGCTGCAATAAGTCCTAATAACCTACATTGAATATCACAAAATTTGACAAAACAAGAtatccaaaaataaaatgaattccATGAACATAAGTGTAAGTAGAAGcaataataatattttccccCCAGAAGTCAGTAGGTCTATATTTCTGAACCCATTTTGGCAAGATGTGTAACTGAGGTTATCATAAATTACATGAGGGTTGGGTTTCGGTTAAACTCTCCGCTTATTAAATAACACAAGACTGTAACACCTAAGAAGTGCTGATTGCACGCTGCCCAAATAGCAACGCATCTCCAGACAGTGAGAAGTGTCTAAGTGCATAAGATGTTTGGCCCACCGTGTGTTTGATAGTGATCACTCATCTACCAAGGCTTGTGAGACGGCTTGTGAGACAACACACACTCCAATCGCAATATAAACAGCAATGCAGAAAATGTGCAAGCATCTTGCACCCCGCCGCAACCCGTTTGGTTACCCGCGCGCTGTGAAACACTGCCAAACAGAGGGATAATCCGGTAATGGGGAGTTAGAAAGTTGTACAAACATTAAATGAAGCGCTTGTCATGTGAGGCCAAAGCTCCAAAATGTTGACTTTGCGCCTTGGAACTCTGGGCTTCCTTTATCAAAGGGATGTGTGCACAACACCACAGCACACAGTCATGACGCGGGCCACGATCATAGTCTCACCGCACGACATTTCACTCTCCctattaacaaaaacaaatatagctTATTTCTATACTACGCATTCAGTCAACCATGATCAAATAAACTGTACGTTCAGGTAGGTCACACCCCTGTGGTTCCTTATGTTCTGTGGTTCCTGTATGTTCTAGGCAGAGTCTATTTCAAGGCAGGAGACagatttctaaaataaaaacccaaTATTGAGCAACAGCTCCACTTGTCTGTGTAAGTGTGTAGACTCAGTAACTTACAAACTGCTTGAATTCAGTCTGTATTATGGGATGTGCAGCCCGTGATCGGCATTCATAACAGGCAGCATGAATGTGTAAATAGCAACAAGCAGTATATAAATTGTTTGCTGCTATTTACACATTCACGAGTAGACAGTGATGAGAAACTCATGTTTCACCACGGCTAATGTGGGAAGTCGACGAATATACCTGCACCATAACAGgaagtaaataaatgtagccTGTGCTCGTTCTTTTAGGCGCAGGCCAGGGCTGAGTTCCAGCATTAGTAATTTACACATCAAATGACAAACTGACAATTCCCAGGCAGGGTTGTAACACTCATTTACATTCAGAGACATAATGGCTCTGATTCATCAACGGTTTAATTATACACAAACCCTGTGTGAACTAGTTAGCATGACAACACTAAACCCAAAGATGGTGGATATGATTCACTGATCCACTTGCATGCCTACTTTCTTAACTTACTGGTTTCAACTGCCCTACACACAGAGTAGCCACAGTGTTCCCATTCGCTGGTCTGAACATGCGACACCCGCCTACATTACACCCACAGATGATTGGGTCCGTTGCGTCCACCTGCATATGGCTCAGTGTCTTAAAACTTGGGAGTGGAGACAAAATATCAACCAATAGAGCAAATAGCTGCATATTCTCATGTTTGTTTACTTCTGCACAACCAGAATTGCTGTTAGTATCAATTGGTTTGCCTTGTCAATATAAACTGCTGATATTTCAGTTAAGCAATATTTCAGTTTCTCTGATGCGGTGAAACAAGTATCGCGTCAATGTCCCCCTACTTTGCTCAGTCTCAAGGAAAGGACATTCAGAGGCggttctctccatctctccgcTGAGACTGACCACATCAGtcaagtaaaacaaaacaaaagtaactCAACAACTTGCTAACTTAGCAGTGCCTAACAAGTAATACAACACACTGTCTATAACCAGTGTCCTCATATACCTCAATACAACACACTGCATATAACCAGTGTCCTCATATACCTCAATACAACACACTGTCTATAACCAGTGTCCTCATATACCTCAATACAACACACGGCATATAAACAGCGTCCTCATATACCTCAATACAACACACGGCATATAAACAGCGTCCTCATATACCTCAATACAACACACTGTCTATAACCAGTGTCCTCATATACCTCAATACAACACACTGCATATAACCAGTGTCCTCATATACCTCAATACAACACACGGCATATAAACAGCGTCCTCATATACCTCAATACAACACACGGCATATAACCAGTGTCCTCATATACCTCAATACAACACACTGCATATAAACAGCGTCCTCATATACCTCAATACAACACACTGCATATAACCAGCGTCCTCATATACCTCAATATATAACTAGTCTATAACTAGTGATCAATAGACACCCACCTGGTGTGTGTGACAATGTCGGTCAGAGCCCCACCCTCCAGAAACTCCATGACGACCCAGAGTTCATCTCCCACCAGGTAGCTGTTGTACATCTCCACCACGTTGTCATGGTGATAGTCCCGCATGATCACCACCTGAAGGGGCACAAGAACAAGCACGCAGAGACTGAAGACACCACCACCTGGGCCCTGCCCCAGCATACTGTCACAAACGGGCACAGGGGGCAGATTTTCACAGAGGACACAGTTTGACAAGTCAGCAAATTTGGTCCGTGTCACGATAAAAGTGCAGAGCGGGACAACAGCGAACACAGGgattaaaacaaacactttgaATATCGACAAACTCAAGACCAGGTACCAACTACGTCCCGTCCAaaaccagccccccccccccccatccaagCGGACCTCAGCGCCAGCGGACCCCTACTTCATTGAACAGGAGCTCCCTGCGCTGCTGCTTGCGAAGGTCCATCTTCTTGACAGCCACCAGCTTGCCGGTGCTCTTGACCGTGGCGATGCACACGATGCCAGTGGAGCCCTCCCCGATCTTGATGTAGTGGTCCAGGTAGGTCCGCGGGTCCCCGGGGTCCACCACCATCTGCAGGGCCGCGCGGAACTGCTCGTGGGACACCCGCTGGGGCTCCCGCTGAGGCGAACGGGCCTGCGGCGGCGCTGGGGCTGGGGTCGGGGGCCCCAGGGGGCGGGGAACGGACGCCTGCTGCGGCTGAGGGCCCAGGACAGGGTGGGAGGTGTGGTGGGGGTCCCCTCGTAGCTGCCCCTGCTTCGGCGCTTTGCCCCCACTTCGGCTGGGGGCAGCAGAGGAGCCGTTGTGCGGCGGCGCTTCGTGCGACCGAGCGGTCAGGTCCTAGAAGGGAAAGGAAATGTAATACTCTCATGTTTGAAAGGGCTGTCACAAAAACATGCACTGCAGAACTGCAGCTATGCCGGTTTCCACTCCACTCCCCCCGGCACAGGGCCTCCGGACTCCAGACCACGAGGACCACCCTCCATCAGCACCGCTTCTGCTCCAGGTCCGGACAAACTCACCCGACTGAGCACTCGAGGAACAATCTGACCGGCCGAATCGCCCGCGCCGGCCTGCGGCTGTGCCGTCGGGAAACCCTGCCACCGATTGACTGACTAGTACCTGGCTGGTGGGGCTCCTCCCTCCTTCGCTGTCAGAGCGGGGGTAGGTGTTGAACGGCCTGCTGCTCTGATGGGCCACCTTCATCACTCCCTCCGTAACAGGCAGGCTGGGCAGCCGGCTGGGCCCCGACTGGGGACTGCTGTCCCGGCCGCTGTAGCTGGACTTTGGCCTCTTGTCGCCGGCCCCGTCCCGGTGGACCACCTGGCCGTGGGGATCCCGTGGGTCCGCAGTTCCGGGCTTCggcgggggagggggtgggacGTGCCGGCCGCGGGGCTCCTGGCCGCGGGGCTGCTGCTCCGGCCGGCCGTCCTCCCTCTGAGCGCGAGGCGCTCGCTGGTGCTCCCGCGGGTCACCGCCGGCCGACCGTTCGGCCCGGGGCCGCTCCCTACAGAGCAACGGAGACGGCAGACGGGTTACTCATCCCCCGGAGGCGAAAGCAACGCTTCCTTGTTCCAGTCCCCCGCCACGG
The sequence above is a segment of the Esox lucius isolate fEsoLuc1 chromosome 1, fEsoLuc1.pri, whole genome shotgun sequence genome. Coding sequences within it:
- the pak4 gene encoding serine/threonine-protein kinase PAK 4; its protein translation is MFAKKKNKSRVQISAPSNFEHRVHTDFDEQEQKFVGLPRQWQSLIEDTAKRPKPFIDVTVITTVEPRKTIVRGSKIGVDGSLTWLLDEFDTMSVTRSNSLRRGSPPIQPRRDSGSSGGVHENGDPAHRPHPHPDHRSDVRDRERPRAERSAGGDPREHQRAPRAQREDGRPEQQPRGQEPRGRHVPPPPPPKPGTADPRDPHGQVVHRDGAGDKRPKSSYSGRDSSPQSGPSRLPSLPVTEGVMKVAHQSSRPFNTYPRSDSEGGRSPTSQDLTARSHEAPPHNGSSAAPSRSGGKAPKQGQLRGDPHHTSHPVLGPQPQQASVPRPLGPPTPAPAPPQARSPQREPQRVSHEQFRAALQMVVDPGDPRTYLDHYIKIGEGSTGIVCIATVKSTGKLVAVKKMDLRKQQRRELLFNEVVIMRDYHHDNVVEMYNSYLVGDELWVVMEFLEGGALTDIVTHTRMNEEQIATVCLSVLKALSVLHTQGVIHRDIKSDSILLTHDGRVKLSDFGFCAQVSKEVQRRKSLVGTPYWMAPELISRLPYGPEVDIWSLGVMVIEMVDGEPPYFNEPPLKAMKMIRDNLPPKLKNLHKVSPLLKGFLDKLLVRDPTQRATANELLKHPFLSKAGPPSCIVPLMRQNRMR